GTATATGGTGCAAAAGAACCAGAGCGCTTCTGGAAGAAATTAGCGTTGACTATGACTATGAATATGTAGATTTACTCGCTGTAGAAGATAAAGACAAAGCGATGAACGAGATTGAAGCCGTAAATCCAGATGGCGGTTTTCCGACAATGATAATAAATAAAATAAAAGTTATAGTAGGTTTTAAACCGGAAGAAATATTGGAAACGCTTAAATGAGCAAAAAGCTTGACTCTTCTGAAAAACTTTTAGAGATAATAAAAACAAATGCGGCGAAAAGGGGCCGTTATCTTAACAGAGATGAAATTTTTGTAAAAGAATTGGTCGATGGTCTTTATGCTAATCTTCAGCGTTATGGATACGCGTCATGTCCATGCAGGCTTGCTGCGCAGAATTATGAGTTTGACA
This region of Candidatus Endomicrobium procryptotermitis genomic DNA includes:
- a CDS encoding glutaredoxin family protein, whose product is MTVKHVEGVNKKNDVFLYALSTCIWCKRTRALLEEISVDYDYEYVDLLAVEDKDKAMNEIEAVNPDGGFPTMIINKIKVIVGFKPEEILETLK